In the genome of Plectropomus leopardus isolate mb unplaced genomic scaffold, YSFRI_Pleo_2.0 unplaced_scaffold17607, whole genome shotgun sequence, one region contains:
- the LOC121964881 gene encoding tripartite motif-containing protein 16-like: VKQQLRSQQQTEVSRVRELEEELQQEISELQRRDAELEQLSHTDDHTQFLHSYTSLSALSESTQSSSINIRPLRYFEDVTAAVSEARDKLQDVLKETWTNVSLAVTEVDVLLSQPEPKTRDGFLKHSCEITFDPNTVNKNLLLSEGNKKVTMAQESHQFSEFYESCQSYEYQQSYPGHPDRFTGVLQVLSRESLTGRCYWEVEWSGRGVIVAVAYKDISRAGNSNEYTFGRNDKSWALWYYNNRYTLWYNNVQTSISGPRSSRLGVYLDHRAGILSFYSVSETMTLLHRVQTTFTQPLYAGLMWHTYGQTTDFCKLTKMQII, translated from the coding sequence TCGGGTCAGAGAGCtcgaggaggagctgcagcaggagatcagcgagctgcagaggagagacgctgagctggagcagctctcacacacagacgaTCACACCCAGTTTCTACACAGCTACACCTCACTGTCAGCACTCAGCGAGTCCACACAGTCATCCAGCATCAACATCCGTCCTCTGAGGTACTTTGAGGACGTGACAGCAGCTGTGTCAGAAGCCAGAGATAAACTACAGGACGTTCTGAAGGAGACATGGACAAATGTCTCACTGGCAGTGACTGAAGTAGATGTTTTACTGTCTCAACCAGAGCCCAAGACCAGAGATGGATTCTTAAAACATTCATGTGAAATCACATTTGATCCaaacacagtaaataaaaatctgttattaTCTGAGGGgaacaaaaaagttacaatGGCTCAAGAGTCACATCAGTTTTCAGAGTTTTATGAGTCTTGTCAGTCTTATGAGTATCAGCAGTCTTATCCTGGTCACCCGGACAGATTCACTGGCGTCTTGCAGGTCCTGAGCAGAGAGAGTCTGACTGGACGTTGTTACTGGGAGGTGGAGTGGAGCGGGAGAGGTGTCATTGTGGCAGTCGCATACAAGGACATTAGTAGAGCTGGGAACTCAAATGAATATACATTTGGACGCAATGACAAATCTTGGGCATTATGGTATTACAATAACAGATACACATTATGGTACAACAATGTCCAAACTTCCATCTCAGGTCCTCGGTCCTCCAGATTAGGAGTGTACCTGGATCACAGAGCAGGTATTCTGTCCTTCTACAGCGTCTCTGAAACCATGACTCTCCTCCACAGAGTCCAGACCACATTCACTCAGCCTCTCTACGCTGGACTTATGTGGCATACTTATGGACAAACTACTGACTTCTGTAAACTCACAAAGATGCAAATTATTTGA